The Acidobacteriota bacterium DNA window GAACATCCCTGGCCATGCGCTCGATTTCGGCGCGGGCTTCTTCGGGGGAGAACGAGTCGTCGATAGTGACGACGAAATACTTGCCTTGGCGGACGTCTTGAATCCCGCGGTAACCGATCGTCTCAACCGCGTGATGAATCGCCTTGCCCTGAGGGTCAAGCACGGAAGGTTTGAGTGTGACGTAGATCTTGGCTTTCATAATCAGAGGTCAGAAGTCAGAAGTCAAAGGTCAGAAGTC harbors:
- the purS gene encoding phosphoribosylformylglycinamidine synthase subunit PurS — encoded protein: MKAKIYVTLKPSVLDPQGKAIHHAVETIGYRGIQDVRQGKYFVVTIDDSFSPEEARAEIERMARDVLANPIIEDYLVELDSDS